From a region of the Triticum aestivum cultivar Chinese Spring chromosome 7D, IWGSC CS RefSeq v2.1, whole genome shotgun sequence genome:
- the LOC123165724 gene encoding histone-lysine N-methyltransferase ATXR4 isoform X1, with amino-acid sequence MSLVRRRLLSTAAAVAAARGPPPVRVALTDSAGRGVFATRPIATGEVLHSAQPLVTHPSRSLFHEVCYRCLKRKAGKGDDSRGDCYFCSDACREHAEGFHGIQKKVDWSLLDDHCSSRGLKYPYMVRRLACMVISGDVGADCLDILQPAQLHQGTLIEMEEEFELLKSTFRKAGFQEELTTLLVLTKQWYINILARIRVNAFRIELVASSYEDLLSSAVASVTCDASVGNAVYMLPSFYNHDCDPNTHIVWLENADAKLKTLRDIDEGEELRICYIDTSMDVNARQKILTEGFGFQCRCQRCLSGD; translated from the exons ATgtccctcgtccgccgccgcctcctctccaccGCGGCGGCAGTCGCCGCTGCCCGCGGCCCACCGCCGGTCCGCGTAGCCTTGACGGACTCCGCCGGCCGCGGAGTCTTCGCTACTCGCCCCATCGCCACTGGCGAGGTCCTCCACTCGGCGCAGCCTCTCGTCACCCACCCTTCCCGCTCTCTCTTCCACGAG GTGTGCTACCGCTGCCTCAAGAGGAAAGCGGGGAAGGGCGACGACTCCAGAGGGGACTGCTACTTCTGCAGCGACGCGTGCCGGGAGCATGCCGAG GGATTCCATGGCATTCAGAAGAAGGTGGATTGGTCTTTGTTAGATGACCACTGTAG TTCACGTGGTCTGAAGTACCCATACATGGTCAGGCGGCTAGCTTGCATGGTTATATCAGGAGATGTTGGTGCAGATTGTCTTGACATTCTTCAGCCAGCCCAATTGCACCAGGGTACACTTATTGAG ATGGAAGAGGAGTTCGAATTGTTGAAGTCCACTTTTAGGAAGGCAGGCTTTCAGGAAGAACTCACAACTT TATTAGTTTTGACCAAACAATGGTACATCAATATACTTGCAAGAATACGTGTAAATGCATTCCGTATTGAATTGGTTGCAAGTTCATATGAGGATCTTCTATCCTCAGCAGTAGCCTCGGTAACATGCGATGCATCAGTTGGCAATGCTGTATATATGCTCCCCTCGTTCTACAACCATGACTGTG ATCCGAATACTCACATAGTTTGGCTGGAAAACGCAGACGCTAAATTGAAGACCCTTCGTGATATTGACGAAG GTGAAGAGCTGCGCATCTGCTACATTGATACAAGCATGGATGTGAACGCCAGGCAGAAGATTCTCACTGAAGGATTTGGTTTCCAGTGCCGTTGCCAACGGTGCTTATCTGGGGATTAA
- the LOC123165724 gene encoding histone-lysine N-methyltransferase ATXR4 isoform X4 yields the protein MSLVRRRLLSTAAAVAAARGPPPVRVALTDSAGRGVFATRPIATGEVLHSAQPLVTHPSRSLFHEVCYRCLKRKAGKGDDSRGDCYFCSDACREHAEGFHGIQKKVDWSLLDDHCRRLACMVISGDVGADCLDILQPAQLHQGTLIEMEEEFELLKSTFRKAGFQEELTTFLTKQWYINILARIRVNAFRIELVASSYEDLLSSAVASVTCDASVGNAVYMLPSFYNHDCDPNTHIVWLENADAKLKTLRDIDEGEELRICYIDTSMDVNARQKILTEGFGFQCRCQRCLSGD from the exons ATgtccctcgtccgccgccgcctcctctccaccGCGGCGGCAGTCGCCGCTGCCCGCGGCCCACCGCCGGTCCGCGTAGCCTTGACGGACTCCGCCGGCCGCGGAGTCTTCGCTACTCGCCCCATCGCCACTGGCGAGGTCCTCCACTCGGCGCAGCCTCTCGTCACCCACCCTTCCCGCTCTCTCTTCCACGAG GTGTGCTACCGCTGCCTCAAGAGGAAAGCGGGGAAGGGCGACGACTCCAGAGGGGACTGCTACTTCTGCAGCGACGCGTGCCGGGAGCATGCCGAG GGATTCCATGGCATTCAGAAGAAGGTGGATTGGTCTTTGTTAGATGACCACTGTAG GCGGCTAGCTTGCATGGTTATATCAGGAGATGTTGGTGCAGATTGTCTTGACATTCTTCAGCCAGCCCAATTGCACCAGGGTACACTTATTGAG ATGGAAGAGGAGTTCGAATTGTTGAAGTCCACTTTTAGGAAGGCAGGCTTTCAGGAAGAACTCACAACTT TTTTGACCAAACAATGGTACATCAATATACTTGCAAGAATACGTGTAAATGCATTCCGTATTGAATTGGTTGCAAGTTCATATGAGGATCTTCTATCCTCAGCAGTAGCCTCGGTAACATGCGATGCATCAGTTGGCAATGCTGTATATATGCTCCCCTCGTTCTACAACCATGACTGTG ATCCGAATACTCACATAGTTTGGCTGGAAAACGCAGACGCTAAATTGAAGACCCTTCGTGATATTGACGAAG GTGAAGAGCTGCGCATCTGCTACATTGATACAAGCATGGATGTGAACGCCAGGCAGAAGATTCTCACTGAAGGATTTGGTTTCCAGTGCCGTTGCCAACGGTGCTTATCTGGGGATTAA
- the LOC123165723 gene encoding cinnamoyl-CoA reductase 1 produces the protein MEAAAAAKTSVVCVTGAGGFVASWLVKLLLSNSKAHYSVRGTVRDPGDAKNAHLKVLEGAEERLQLVKADLLDYDSVAAAIAGCEGVFHVACPVPSGRSTDPETEIIAPAVTGTLNVLKACHEAKVKRVVMVSSGAAVVANPNWPKGKAFDEESWSDEDHCRKNGDWYYLSKTLAEREAFAYAAKTGLDIVTICPSLVIGPLIQSRVNSSSKVLLNYLKGEHDTVENKSRDIVDVRDVADAILLAYENPEMSGRYICNSPAIRVSDMINILETLYPTYIYPKSITEVEDNLIYSSEKLQKLGWTFRPVEKTLGDSVESYKASGILN, from the exons atggaggcggcggcggcggcgaagacgagcGTCGTGTGCGTGACCGGCGCAGGAGGCTTCGTCGCCTCGTGGCTCGTCAAGCTCCTCCTCTCCAACTCCAAGGCCCACTACTCCGTCCGCGGCACCGTGCGCGATCCCG GTGATGCCAAGAATGCTCATCTCAAGGTGCTAGAAGGTGCTGAAGAAAGGTTGCAGCTGGTCAAGGCTGACCTTTTGGACTACGACAGTGTAGCGGCGGCGATTGCCGGCTGTGAGGGCGTCTTCCATGTCGCCTGCCCTGTCCCCTCCGGCCGATCAACCGACCCAGAG ACAGAGATCATAGCTCCTGCTGTAACAGGCACACTGAATGTACTGAAGGCCTGCCACGAGGCAAAAGTTAAGCGAGTAGTCATGGTGTCTTCCGGTGCTGCAGTGGTCGCTAATCCTAACTGGCCCAAGGGCAAAGCCTTTGATGAAGAGAGCTGGTCAGACGAGGACCACTGCAGAAAGAATGGG GATTGGTATTACCTTTCCAAAACACTAGCGGAGCGCGAGGCTTTTGCTTATGCAGCAAAAACTGGGTTGGACATTGTAACTATTTGCCCATCATTGGTAATTGGACCCTTGATACAGTCTAGAGTAAATTCGAGCAGTAAAGTTCTCCTTAATTATTTGAAAG GAGAACATGATACTGTAGAAAATAAAAGCAGGGATATAGTGGATGTTCGTGATGTTGCCGATGCTATTCTTCTGGCATATGAGAATCCAGAGATGTCCGGACGGTACATATGTAATTCACCTGCAATAAGAGTCTCTGATATGATAAATATACTGGAGACTTTATATCCAACCTACATATATCCCAAAAG CATTACGGAAGTGGAAGACAATCTTATTTATAGTTCAGAGAAACTTCAGAAGCTAGGGTGGACCTTCAGGCCTGTAGAGAAGACCCTCGGAGACAGTGTCGAATCCTACAAAGCTTCTGGCATCCTGAACTGA
- the LOC123165724 gene encoding histone-lysine N-methyltransferase ATXR4 isoform X2, which produces MSLVRRRLLSTAAAVAAARGPPPVRVALTDSAGRGVFATRPIATGEVLHSAQPLVTHPSRSLFHEVCYRCLKRKAGKGDDSRGDCYFCSDACREHAEGFHGIQKKVDWSLLDDHCSSRGLKYPYMVRRLACMVISGDVGADCLDILQPAQLHQGTLIEMEEEFELLKSTFRKAGFQEELTTFLTKQWYINILARIRVNAFRIELVASSYEDLLSSAVASVTCDASVGNAVYMLPSFYNHDCDPNTHIVWLENADAKLKTLRDIDEGEELRICYIDTSMDVNARQKILTEGFGFQCRCQRCLSGD; this is translated from the exons ATgtccctcgtccgccgccgcctcctctccaccGCGGCGGCAGTCGCCGCTGCCCGCGGCCCACCGCCGGTCCGCGTAGCCTTGACGGACTCCGCCGGCCGCGGAGTCTTCGCTACTCGCCCCATCGCCACTGGCGAGGTCCTCCACTCGGCGCAGCCTCTCGTCACCCACCCTTCCCGCTCTCTCTTCCACGAG GTGTGCTACCGCTGCCTCAAGAGGAAAGCGGGGAAGGGCGACGACTCCAGAGGGGACTGCTACTTCTGCAGCGACGCGTGCCGGGAGCATGCCGAG GGATTCCATGGCATTCAGAAGAAGGTGGATTGGTCTTTGTTAGATGACCACTGTAG TTCACGTGGTCTGAAGTACCCATACATGGTCAGGCGGCTAGCTTGCATGGTTATATCAGGAGATGTTGGTGCAGATTGTCTTGACATTCTTCAGCCAGCCCAATTGCACCAGGGTACACTTATTGAG ATGGAAGAGGAGTTCGAATTGTTGAAGTCCACTTTTAGGAAGGCAGGCTTTCAGGAAGAACTCACAACTT TTTTGACCAAACAATGGTACATCAATATACTTGCAAGAATACGTGTAAATGCATTCCGTATTGAATTGGTTGCAAGTTCATATGAGGATCTTCTATCCTCAGCAGTAGCCTCGGTAACATGCGATGCATCAGTTGGCAATGCTGTATATATGCTCCCCTCGTTCTACAACCATGACTGTG ATCCGAATACTCACATAGTTTGGCTGGAAAACGCAGACGCTAAATTGAAGACCCTTCGTGATATTGACGAAG GTGAAGAGCTGCGCATCTGCTACATTGATACAAGCATGGATGTGAACGCCAGGCAGAAGATTCTCACTGAAGGATTTGGTTTCCAGTGCCGTTGCCAACGGTGCTTATCTGGGGATTAA
- the LOC123165724 gene encoding histone-lysine N-methyltransferase ATXR4 isoform X3 — MSLVRRRLLSTAAAVAAARGPPPVRVALTDSAGRGVFATRPIATGEVLHSAQPLVTHPSRSLFHEVCYRCLKRKAGKGDDSRGDCYFCSDACREHAEGFHGIQKKVDWSLLDDHCRRLACMVISGDVGADCLDILQPAQLHQGTLIEMEEEFELLKSTFRKAGFQEELTTLLVLTKQWYINILARIRVNAFRIELVASSYEDLLSSAVASVTCDASVGNAVYMLPSFYNHDCDPNTHIVWLENADAKLKTLRDIDEGEELRICYIDTSMDVNARQKILTEGFGFQCRCQRCLSGD; from the exons ATgtccctcgtccgccgccgcctcctctccaccGCGGCGGCAGTCGCCGCTGCCCGCGGCCCACCGCCGGTCCGCGTAGCCTTGACGGACTCCGCCGGCCGCGGAGTCTTCGCTACTCGCCCCATCGCCACTGGCGAGGTCCTCCACTCGGCGCAGCCTCTCGTCACCCACCCTTCCCGCTCTCTCTTCCACGAG GTGTGCTACCGCTGCCTCAAGAGGAAAGCGGGGAAGGGCGACGACTCCAGAGGGGACTGCTACTTCTGCAGCGACGCGTGCCGGGAGCATGCCGAG GGATTCCATGGCATTCAGAAGAAGGTGGATTGGTCTTTGTTAGATGACCACTGTAG GCGGCTAGCTTGCATGGTTATATCAGGAGATGTTGGTGCAGATTGTCTTGACATTCTTCAGCCAGCCCAATTGCACCAGGGTACACTTATTGAG ATGGAAGAGGAGTTCGAATTGTTGAAGTCCACTTTTAGGAAGGCAGGCTTTCAGGAAGAACTCACAACTT TATTAGTTTTGACCAAACAATGGTACATCAATATACTTGCAAGAATACGTGTAAATGCATTCCGTATTGAATTGGTTGCAAGTTCATATGAGGATCTTCTATCCTCAGCAGTAGCCTCGGTAACATGCGATGCATCAGTTGGCAATGCTGTATATATGCTCCCCTCGTTCTACAACCATGACTGTG ATCCGAATACTCACATAGTTTGGCTGGAAAACGCAGACGCTAAATTGAAGACCCTTCGTGATATTGACGAAG GTGAAGAGCTGCGCATCTGCTACATTGATACAAGCATGGATGTGAACGCCAGGCAGAAGATTCTCACTGAAGGATTTGGTTTCCAGTGCCGTTGCCAACGGTGCTTATCTGGGGATTAA
- the LOC123165724 gene encoding histone-lysine N-methyltransferase ATXR4 isoform X5: MSLVRRRLLSTAAAVAAARGPPPVRVALTDSAGRGVFATRPIATGEVLHSAQPLVTHPSRSLFHEVCYRCLKRKAGKGDDSRGDCYFCSDACREHAEGFHGIQKKVDWSLLDDHCSSRGLKYPYMVRRLACMVISGDVGADCLDILQPAQLHQGTLIEMEEEFELLKSTFRKAGFQEELTTYPNTHIVWLENADAKLKTLRDIDEGEELRICYIDTSMDVNARQKILTEGFGFQCRCQRCLSGD; the protein is encoded by the exons ATgtccctcgtccgccgccgcctcctctccaccGCGGCGGCAGTCGCCGCTGCCCGCGGCCCACCGCCGGTCCGCGTAGCCTTGACGGACTCCGCCGGCCGCGGAGTCTTCGCTACTCGCCCCATCGCCACTGGCGAGGTCCTCCACTCGGCGCAGCCTCTCGTCACCCACCCTTCCCGCTCTCTCTTCCACGAG GTGTGCTACCGCTGCCTCAAGAGGAAAGCGGGGAAGGGCGACGACTCCAGAGGGGACTGCTACTTCTGCAGCGACGCGTGCCGGGAGCATGCCGAG GGATTCCATGGCATTCAGAAGAAGGTGGATTGGTCTTTGTTAGATGACCACTGTAG TTCACGTGGTCTGAAGTACCCATACATGGTCAGGCGGCTAGCTTGCATGGTTATATCAGGAGATGTTGGTGCAGATTGTCTTGACATTCTTCAGCCAGCCCAATTGCACCAGGGTACACTTATTGAG ATGGAAGAGGAGTTCGAATTGTTGAAGTCCACTTTTAGGAAGGCAGGCTTTCAGGAAGAACTCACAACTT ATCCGAATACTCACATAGTTTGGCTGGAAAACGCAGACGCTAAATTGAAGACCCTTCGTGATATTGACGAAG GTGAAGAGCTGCGCATCTGCTACATTGATACAAGCATGGATGTGAACGCCAGGCAGAAGATTCTCACTGAAGGATTTGGTTTCCAGTGCCGTTGCCAACGGTGCTTATCTGGGGATTAA